One Spiroplasma sp. NBRC 100390 DNA window includes the following coding sequences:
- a CDS encoding GNAT family N-acetyltransferase — protein sequence MEIRTIKEEEKAETRKIIFKAFNTNDKKDVIEHILVDNLRLLPEYDPTFDVVAIINNQIVGHAFLSTVTINDNHKLLALAPIAVQKEYQGQKIGTKLIKFLEDKATTKGYQAIFILGDPNYYSKFNYVPAINYAIKAPFEIEDKYFMVKELYLNSLSNTTGTLKYSPPFRI from the coding sequence ATGGAAATTAGAACAATTAAAGAAGAAGAAAAAGCAGAAACAAGAAAAATTATTTTTAAAGCATTTAATACTAACGACAAGAAAGATGTTATTGAACATATTTTGGTTGATAATTTAAGATTATTGCCAGAGTATGATCCTACCTTTGATGTTGTTGCTATTATTAACAATCAGATTGTTGGCCATGCTTTTTTAAGCACTGTTACAATCAATGATAATCATAAATTATTGGCATTAGCACCAATTGCTGTTCAAAAAGAATATCAAGGACAAAAGATTGGTACAAAATTAATTAAATTTTTAGAAGACAAAGCAACAACAAAAGGGTATCAAGCAATTTTTATTTTAGGAGATCCAAATTATTATTCAAAATTTAACTATGTTCCGGCTATTAATTATGCAATTAAAGCTCCTTTTGAAATTGAAGATAAATATTTTATGGTTAAAGAATTATATTTGAATAGTTTATCTAATACTACAGGAACCTTAAAATATTCTCCACCATTTCGAATTTAA
- a CDS encoding PTS sugar transporter subunit IIA — translation MKLFADHKMVAYTDQIVQNWEEGVKVASQMLINNGYVNEEYINKIITITNELGQYYVIAPKIALLHTAPNEKMRQNAISFTYFKNPIIFKPEDRYHVNFCLALVAKDNFSHINILQAVAQLFSQQEFLHELQTCNSNNELMKVLQKYDN, via the coding sequence ATGAAATTATTTGCAGACCATAAGATGGTTGCATATACCGACCAAATTGTTCAGAACTGAGAAGAGGGGGTTAAAGTTGCCTCGCAAATGTTAATTAATAATGGTTATGTTAATGAGGAATATATTAATAAAATTATTACTATTACAAATGAGCTTGGACAATATTATGTAATAGCACCCAAAATAGCACTATTGCATACTGCTCCCAATGAAAAAATGCGGCAAAATGCCATTAGTTTTACTTATTTTAAAAATCCAATTATTTTTAAACCAGAAGATCGTTATCATGTAAATTTTTGTTTAGCTTTAGTAGCAAAAGATAATTTTAGTCACATAAATATTCTACAAGCTGTTGCACAATTGTTTTCACAACAAGAATTCTTACACGAACTACAAACTTGTAATTCAAATAATGAACTGATGAAAGTACTGCAAAAATATGATAATTAG
- a CDS encoding YqeG family HAD IIIA-type phosphatase yields MAKKIFGKKKNRNLLLNYFKPSIYVQNVNKINLESLKKHGIKVFICDLDNTLTPFYRGIPNADNLNLIQKVQDLGMTFVLVSNNARKRVERFALKAGIEHYYWNAKKPLLKYFRIISRQFNVNPHEMIMVGDQLITDVLFANRAHMESILVVPVTGVDESNRFIRLLESLVYKRLAQKNILHKGFFDEGEYGLDYDIL; encoded by the coding sequence ATGGCTAAAAAAATTTTTGGAAAAAAAAAGAATCGTAACTTATTATTAAATTATTTTAAACCGTCAATTTATGTTCAAAATGTTAATAAGATTAATCTTGAATCATTAAAAAAACATGGGATTAAAGTTTTTATTTGTGATTTGGATAACACCTTAACACCATTTTATCGTGGTATTCCAAATGCAGATAATTTAAATTTAATTCAAAAGGTACAAGACTTGGGAATGACATTTGTGCTAGTTTCAAATAATGCCCGTAAACGAGTAGAACGATTTGCGTTAAAAGCAGGAATTGAACATTATTATTGGAATGCTAAAAAACCATTATTAAAATATTTTCGAATTATTTCACGACAATTTAATGTTAATCCTCACGAAATGATTATGGTTGGTGATCAGTTAATTACTGATGTTTTGTTTGCAAACCGTGCGCATATGGAAAGTATTTTGGTTGTTCCTGTAACTGGTGTTGATGAGTCAAATCGCTTTATTCGTTTATTAGAAAGTTTAGTTTACAAACGATTAGCACAAAAAAACATTTTACATAAAGGATTCTTTGATGAAGGAGAATATGGGTTAGATTATGATATCTTATAA
- a CDS encoding Cof-type HAD-IIB family hydrolase, translating to MNLFKKYPYVITDLDGTIANEGYAINDETYEALQTYQLVSDYHLFLASGRLDLMAKEYFAKLKVKTPIISCNGALIRDPISNEVLYQQTLPQDLAIEIIMKALEHDIDHIVYTANMIYGHPHSKRIALMMKYNEQLIDESYRIPLDTETNYLTLLKNNDIQALKILFPFTSQAELDRVQAINEPFKDQVEGVFSQKDLFDIQSLDINKGNSFKKLCELKGYDPHQFIFYGDNYNDLELAKSVGYTVAMGNSILELKKIANATTVSVDDNGVREHLFTEVLTKDQIAEFLPQVKNVFK from the coding sequence ATGAATCTTTTTAAAAAATATCCTTATGTTATTACTGATTTAGATGGAACAATAGCCAATGAAGGTTATGCAATTAACGACGAAACTTATGAAGCTTTACAAACATATCAGTTAGTGAGTGATTATCATTTGTTTTTGGCATCAGGACGGTTAGATTTAATGGCTAAAGAGTATTTTGCAAAGTTAAAAGTCAAGACACCAATTATTTCTTGTAATGGTGCTTTAATTCGAGACCCTATTAGTAATGAAGTCTTATACCAACAAACCTTACCACAAGATTTAGCAATTGAAATTATTATGAAAGCATTAGAACATGATATTGATCATATTGTTTATACTGCAAATATGATTTATGGTCATCCGCATTCAAAACGAATTGCTTTGATGATGAAATATAATGAACAATTAATTGATGAGAGTTATCGAATTCCATTAGATACTGAAACAAATTATCTGACATTATTAAAAAATAATGATATTCAAGCTTTAAAGATTTTGTTTCCCTTTACTTCGCAGGCTGAATTAGACCGTGTTCAAGCTATTAATGAACCATTTAAAGATCAAGTTGAAGGAGTATTTTCACAAAAGGACTTATTTGATATTCAATCTTTAGATATTAATAAAGGAAATTCTTTTAAGAAATTATGTGAATTAAAAGGGTATGATCCACATCAATTTATCTTTTATGGTGATAATTATAATGACCTTGAACTTGCTAAAAGTGTTGGTTATACAGTGGCAATGGGGAATAGTATCTTAGAATTAAAAAAAATTGCTAATGCAACAACAGTTTCTGTTGATGATAATGGTGTTAGAGAACATCTTTTTACCGAAGTTTTAACAAAGGATCAAATTGCTGAGTTTTTACCGCAGGTTAAAAATGTTTTTAAATAA
- a CDS encoding GNAT family N-acetyltransferase, translated as MIKFIHLKNKTSHYLKLKKWLNEPEILKFYEGEDTNFTYHKIKTKFKAKIVDKNITALCIALENKKIGYLQFYQLDQKTKNILNYNRASLVIGFDLFLSKKYQNQGLGKKVILSFIEYLFLNNIVYNKLIVDPLSKNIIAIKCYKACNFAPIKLIKNYQLHNGILEDTLFLELQK; from the coding sequence ATGATTAAATTTATTCACTTGAAAAATAAAACATCACATTATCTAAAACTTAAAAAATGATTAAATGAACCTGAAATTTTAAAATTTTATGAGGGCGAAGATACAAATTTTACATATCATAAAATTAAAACTAAATTTAAAGCAAAAATAGTAGATAAAAATATTACTGCATTATGTATTGCTTTAGAAAATAAAAAAATTGGATACTTACAATTTTATCAATTAGATCAAAAGACCAAAAATATTCTAAATTATAATAGAGCATCATTAGTAATTGGTTTTGATTTATTTTTATCAAAAAAATATCAAAACCAAGGATTAGGGAAAAAAGTAATTCTCTCATTTATTGAATATTTATTCCTTAATAATATAGTTTATAACAAACTAATTGTTGATCCGCTCTCGAAAAATATAATAGCAATTAAATGTTATAAAGCTTGTAATTTTGCCCCCATAAAGTTGATTAAAAATTATCAACTACATAATGGCATTCTTGAAGACACTCTCTTTTTGGAATTGCAAAAATAA
- a CDS encoding MOLPALP family lipoprotein, with translation MKKLLAYLGTISLLTTSTVPVVACTNDEIINSNVYHSQTSLLALNSQIAKVAYISNENKYDLNYLMNNFVQPMYLKDLPQQPDEIENLHDYNRYAELFNRYYDESYLKNDLTTNLVLTNTVKPESANSTINQIASLGSTVLDMIAKQGLAGVLSLVVDGNLLSEFLSPTILRFANDLLNQNTLLAFRDAFDDSIYKNMNYQEVLTSGVIGLINAVNELTGQKDRFDYKDKENLQADATNYLDALNQFGTTIVDVMNCKIGFKFNIFNNLTAISEVIRFVRIVLTYLDQFDSAKSPTWAEINTVRTTTYKLNSKIDFKKILNDLLVRLTSTNGEGLRSLIAILFQSSEHHQIKSNPFANLGFLSKEDLTPSGLSAIGKVLINKYMPLEILGSIKVYLGNVVWDLINTISAKETLDDMVAFLNNKLIADNLPESIKPVIDKIKTDPVVIKDLFTALYQGDILGDIFKMLLPDSPLTNVKNLKAMLNDPLQNWMPANQFTNIIGEKSIVEVVTDLNQTITTPTFINAQDVYQLFDSFLTPTTNNSYLLKDALLNPDEFFAILGFKNNVIVDKTPLSYLKGILENIMGIKEAFKVINKYIDDFNVNQQKLAAIIQQTFDALQVGVLSQTVDNVFEYEINNKIIKIVVKLQHDKYLINEITMN, from the coding sequence ATGAAGAAGTTATTAGCATATTTAGGGACCATTTCGTTATTAACAACTTCAACGGTGCCAGTTGTTGCTTGTACAAATGATGAAATTATTAATTCAAATGTTTATCATTCACAAACTAGTTTGTTAGCTTTAAATAGTCAAATTGCTAAAGTTGCTTATATTAGTAATGAAAATAAGTATGATCTTAATTACTTAATGAATAATTTTGTTCAACCAATGTATTTAAAAGATTTACCACAACAACCTGATGAAATTGAAAATCTCCATGACTATAATCGTTATGCTGAATTGTTTAACCGTTATTATGATGAAAGTTATTTAAAAAATGATTTAACAACTAACTTAGTTTTAACAAATACTGTTAAACCTGAGAGTGCAAATAGCACAATCAATCAAATTGCATCATTGGGATCAACAGTTTTAGATATGATTGCGAAACAAGGTTTAGCGGGGGTTTTATCATTAGTTGTTGATGGAAACTTATTGTCAGAGTTTTTATCACCAACAATCTTAAGATTTGCAAATGATTTATTAAATCAAAATACGTTACTTGCCTTTCGTGATGCTTTCGATGATTCAATTTATAAAAATATGAATTATCAAGAGGTTTTAACTTCAGGGGTGATTGGTCTTATTAATGCTGTTAATGAATTAACCGGTCAAAAAGATCGATTTGATTATAAAGATAAAGAAAATCTGCAAGCAGATGCTACAAATTATCTTGATGCGTTAAATCAATTTGGAACAACAATTGTTGATGTAATGAATTGTAAAATTGGTTTTAAATTTAATATATTTAATAATTTAACAGCAATTAGTGAAGTTATTCGGTTTGTTCGGATTGTCTTAACTTATCTTGATCAATTTGATTCAGCAAAAAGTCCAACTTGAGCAGAAATCAATACTGTTCGAACAACAACTTATAAGTTAAATTCAAAAATTGATTTTAAAAAAATTCTTAATGATTTATTAGTTAGATTAACTAGTACTAATGGTGAAGGATTACGTAGTTTAATTGCAATTTTATTTCAAAGTTCTGAACATCATCAGATTAAATCAAATCCTTTCGCTAATCTTGGTTTTTTATCAAAGGAAGATTTGACTCCATCGGGACTATCAGCAATTGGAAAAGTTTTAATTAATAAATATATGCCGCTTGAAATACTTGGTTCTATTAAAGTTTATCTTGGTAATGTCGTATGAGATTTGATCAATACTATTTCAGCAAAAGAAACGTTAGATGATATGGTGGCGTTTTTAAACAATAAGTTAATAGCCGACAATCTTCCAGAGAGTATTAAACCAGTGATTGACAAAATCAAAACTGATCCTGTTGTAATTAAAGATTTATTTACAGCATTATATCAAGGTGACATTTTAGGTGATATTTTCAAAATGTTATTACCAGATTCACCGTTAACTAATGTTAAAAACTTAAAAGCAATGTTAAATGACCCGTTGCAAAACTGAATGCCAGCAAATCAGTTTACAAATATTATTGGCGAAAAAAGTATAGTTGAGGTTGTGACAGATTTAAATCAAACAATTACCACACCAACCTTTATTAATGCTCAAGATGTTTATCAGCTATTTGATAGTTTTTTAACCCCAACAACCAATAATTCCTATCTCTTAAAAGATGCCTTGTTAAATCCAGATGAGTTTTTTGCCATTTTAGGATTTAAGAACAACGTAATTGTTGATAAAACACCATTATCTTATTTAAAAGGTATTTTAGAAAACATTATGGGAATTAAAGAAGCATTTAAAGTAATAAATAAATATATTGATGATTTTAATGTTAATCAACAAAAATTAGCAGCAATAATCCAACAAACATTTGATGCTTTACAAGTAGGGGTATTATCACAAACAGTTGACAATGTTTTTGAATATGAAATTAATAATAAGATTATTAAGATTGTTGTTAAATTGCAACATGATAAGTATCTTATCAATGAAATTACAATGAATTAA
- the yqeH gene encoding ribosome biogenesis GTPase YqeH yields the protein MISYKKCQGCGAILQNTKQGQIGYVENLTQDYCYRCFRLTHYNELIDYDLNETDFLANLNNNYDLTYHYFYVLDVYDLDGSRNLELEQILQNNKVTLIINKIDLIQKLISNNKILTFVEELFTNSVLLPRIENIILVSALKNYSLDELYRYIKHQSEDIVFVGSSNTGKSTLLNSLIKLTNYQQKITVSNNVSTTLGNIEVKLGTRHKIYDTPGIVNNHTIISYLDHNDKKMITNKLIKPITFQLDSEQTIFYEGLASFSFLKGLKTSFHFYKNNNIKLHRTKLINKDHYFNQHLMQASLRLKDYHLWREQTIIIEEPGDYSLLIAGLGWITFKGSPGQEIMVGTNQNIKINLRKRFI from the coding sequence ATGATATCTTATAAGAAATGTCAGGGTTGTGGTGCTATTTTGCAAAATACTAAGCAAGGACAAATTGGTTATGTTGAAAATTTAACACAGGATTATTGCTATCGTTGTTTTCGTTTAACGCATTATAATGAATTAATTGATTATGATTTAAATGAAACTGATTTTTTAGCAAATCTTAATAATAACTATGATTTAACATACCATTATTTCTATGTTTTAGATGTCTATGATTTAGATGGTTCACGAAATTTAGAATTAGAGCAAATCTTACAAAATAATAAGGTAACATTAATTATTAACAAAATTGATTTAATTCAAAAGTTAATTAGTAATAATAAAATTCTTACTTTTGTTGAAGAACTTTTTACTAATTCGGTTTTATTGCCAAGGATTGAAAATATTATTTTAGTTAGTGCTTTAAAAAATTATTCATTAGATGAATTATATCGCTATATAAAACATCAAAGTGAGGATATTGTTTTTGTTGGTAGTTCAAATACGGGGAAGAGTACTTTACTAAATAGTTTAATTAAATTAACCAATTACCAACAAAAAATAACAGTTTCGAATAATGTTTCAACAACGCTTGGTAATATTGAGGTTAAATTAGGAACAAGACATAAAATTTATGATACTCCAGGAATTGTTAATAACCATACCATTATTTCTTATTTAGACCATAATGACAAAAAAATGATTACTAATAAATTAATAAAACCGATTACATTTCAATTAGATTCTGAGCAAACAATTTTTTATGAAGGCTTAGCAAGTTTTTCTTTTTTAAAAGGATTAAAAACAAGTTTTCATTTTTATAAAAATAATAATATTAAGTTACATCGCACAAAATTAATAAATAAAGACCATTATTTTAATCAGCATTTAATGCAAGCCTCTTTAAGATTAAAAGATTATCATCTGTGAAGAGAACAAACAATCATTATTGAAGAACCCGGGGACTATTCGTTATTGATTGCCGGATTAGGGTGAATTACTTTTAAAGGTAGCCCAGGACAAGAAATAATGGTTGGAACAAATCAAAACATTAAAATTAATTTACGAAAACGGTTTATTTAG
- a CDS encoding SGNH/GDSL hydrolase family protein: MKKIFTLLTVFTLTTVSTVTVISCTIVQDRHLDPDDALLLIGKNIDTSKAVDDAENNLQFTNYYVLGDSLSDSHGIEKLVKNNFNVDFKLGTDDETNLEDYQYGSFSNGKTAAVLLNDKLGFKNITPGIPNNNSSIFGRNYAIGGATAADVGGAGGILLNKVTIEKQAQALVSQHKLRGTDLVFMEIGGNDLFQLVDTTDPQTELALMEQSVERVQEALFTLLNNGIRKIIFSDAPNVSLVPRYVNSAPKLKQRANDLSTEFHFRVKNVIEVANRYYDHAVREWGFYDNLPVLMEEFKAKQAQAELKVNFNTLDMDFMNILATGLLNAKRNVNIPADANINNYFFFDDVHPTREVHQLAMEHYYAMVKVWT; the protein is encoded by the coding sequence ATGAAAAAAATTTTTACATTGTTAACTGTTTTTACTTTAACAACAGTCAGTACAGTTACCGTAATTAGTTGTACAATTGTCCAAGATCGTCATCTTGATCCAGATGATGCATTATTATTGATTGGCAAAAATATTGATACATCCAAAGCGGTTGATGATGCAGAAAATAATTTACAATTTACAAATTATTATGTTTTAGGAGATAGTTTGAGTGATTCTCATGGCATTGAAAAACTGGTAAAAAACAACTTTAATGTTGATTTTAAACTAGGAACAGATGATGAAACCAACTTGGAGGATTATCAATATGGTAGTTTTAGCAATGGTAAAACTGCTGCTGTTTTACTAAATGATAAATTAGGTTTTAAAAACATTACACCAGGAATTCCTAATAATAATAGTTCTATCTTTGGTCGTAATTATGCGATTGGTGGAGCTACTGCGGCTGATGTTGGTGGAGCAGGAGGCATATTATTAAATAAAGTTACGATTGAAAAACAGGCTCAAGCTCTAGTTAGTCAACATAAATTACGTGGAACTGACTTAGTTTTTATGGAAATTGGTGGGAATGATTTATTTCAATTAGTTGATACTACTGATCCCCAAACAGAGTTAGCATTAATGGAACAAAGTGTTGAACGAGTTCAAGAAGCCTTATTTACTTTATTAAATAATGGGATTCGAAAAATTATTTTTTCTGATGCGCCAAACGTTAGTTTAGTACCACGATATGTTAATAGTGCTCCTAAACTAAAACAACGGGCAAATGATCTTTCAACAGAATTTCATTTCCGGGTTAAGAATGTGATTGAAGTAGCTAATCGCTATTATGATCATGCTGTTCGTGAATGAGGATTTTATGATAATTTACCAGTTTTAATGGAAGAATTTAAAGCTAAGCAGGCACAAGCAGAACTTAAGGTTAATTTTAATACCTTAGATATGGATTTTATGAATATTTTAGCAACAGGTCTTTTGAATGCGAAACGAAATGTTAATATCCCCGCGGATGCAAATATTAATAATTATTTCTTTTTTGATGATGTTCATCCAACTCGTGAAGTTCACCAGTTAGCAATGGAACATTATTATGCGATGGTAAAGGTGTGAACATAA
- a CDS encoding M60 family metallopeptidase: MKKLFSLLSALTITGTSMPSLVSCKIFDTNNEASYKQSTIIKQKNELLTSDEIRKRENRNLRHSEFKPTGYFLKKDSRYKIILNRRVTDDEAKNVKLSIGQWGKYANAMLQQDDNTFSEYQISSNSQEISFITKNSGVLYVADNNQTNLQIVNVAGDNPEDVIKIPTFKVNETNEKEFEKETKTTNSPFVEFVSKHYFATMQTDIIKKIINGPKESGWWDAFLNNWDHGWNMTNKFWGLSEEATDINHKYSQYIHIANADDGAGYANATDGRVMFPNSTNAGDDLFHQTRDQGALWHESAHTYTAAQYTFSNTGETRAEVSKVYVQQSLRVKPKVFEFRDVVTKYLNQPDQDKHFLDMKEDYGDNTWTKVSMFWQLNMAFGNNFYTIVNQKYRKINNGQDPDADPRFDNDDKKVQGFIKLTSQVTGYNLAPFFTKWGLWVTDDTLNIIKDLKPLTKEIWNNIVDPSTEENPIVQEEI, encoded by the coding sequence ATGAAAAAATTATTCAGTTTATTAAGCGCCTTAACAATAACAGGAACTAGTATGCCAAGTTTAGTTAGTTGCAAAATATTTGACACTAATAATGAAGCAAGTTATAAACAATCAACAATAATAAAACAAAAAAATGAATTATTAACAAGTGATGAAATTAGAAAGCGTGAAAATCGAAATTTACGACATTCTGAATTTAAACCAACCGGATATTTTTTAAAGAAAGATTCAAGATACAAAATTATTTTAAATCGTAGAGTTACTGATGATGAAGCAAAAAATGTTAAATTATCAATTGGTCAATGAGGAAAATATGCAAATGCTATGTTACAACAAGATGATAATACTTTCTCAGAATATCAAATATCATCTAATAGTCAAGAAATTTCATTTATAACCAAAAATTCTGGGGTTCTTTATGTTGCTGATAACAATCAAACTAATTTACAAATAGTTAATGTAGCAGGAGATAATCCAGAGGATGTTATCAAAATCCCAACTTTTAAAGTAAATGAAACAAATGAAAAAGAATTTGAAAAAGAAACTAAAACAACAAATTCTCCTTTTGTGGAGTTTGTTTCAAAACATTATTTTGCAACAATGCAAACAGATATAATAAAAAAAATAATTAATGGTCCTAAAGAATCGGGTTGATGAGATGCATTTTTAAACAACTGGGATCATGGATGAAATATGACAAATAAATTTTGAGGTTTAAGTGAAGAAGCTACAGATATTAATCATAAATATTCTCAATACATTCATATTGCCAATGCTGATGATGGTGCTGGTTATGCTAATGCCACAGATGGACGTGTTATGTTTCCTAATAGCACTAATGCTGGTGATGATTTATTTCATCAAACCAGAGACCAAGGAGCATTATGACACGAAAGTGCTCACACTTATACAGCGGCACAATATACCTTTTCAAATACTGGTGAAACTCGAGCTGAAGTTAGTAAAGTTTATGTTCAACAATCTTTAAGAGTTAAACCAAAAGTTTTTGAATTTCGAGATGTTGTAACAAAATATTTGAATCAACCTGATCAGGATAAACATTTCTTAGATATGAAAGAAGATTATGGAGATAATACATGAACTAAAGTGTCAATGTTTTGACAATTAAATATGGCATTTGGTAATAATTTTTATACTATAGTAAATCAAAAATATCGTAAAATAAATAATGGTCAAGATCCTGATGCAGATCCTCGCTTTGATAATGATGATAAAAAAGTACAAGGATTTATTAAATTAACTTCACAAGTAACAGGTTATAATTTAGCACCATTCTTTACAAAATGAGGATTATGAGTAACTGATGATACTTTAAATATAATTAAAGATTTAAAACCTTTAACAAAAGAAATTTGAAATAACATTGTTGATCCATCAACAGAAGAGAATCCAATTGTTCAAGAAGAAATTTAA
- a CDS encoding ribulose-phosphate 3-epimerase — translation MNRKFLLTPSIYCADTANLQTEIKKLQTVGINWIHFDVMDGIFVQNYALGPKILSDIKKHYSNLTIDVHLMGINLVNKISLFVEADYITFHWKSVKNKQEANELITIIKQQQNKVGIALDLQNDIFEINDLLPIIDLITIMAIKPGFTGQRFEPITWKKISKIKMLKQQHPHLLFQIDGGVRWNNIQQLILNDVDLIVVGSLLFDEEEYQTVINKINKLKLL, via the coding sequence ATGAATAGAAAGTTTTTATTAACACCTTCAATCTATTGTGCAGATACAGCTAATCTTCAAACAGAAATTAAAAAATTGCAAACTGTTGGGATTAATTGAATTCATTTTGATGTTATGGATGGTATTTTTGTGCAAAATTATGCTTTAGGACCAAAAATACTTAGTGATATTAAAAAACATTATTCAAATTTAACGATTGATGTTCATCTTATGGGTATTAATTTAGTTAATAAAATTTCTTTGTTTGTGGAAGCTGATTATATTACTTTTCATTGAAAAAGTGTTAAAAATAAACAAGAAGCTAATGAATTAATTACTATTATTAAGCAACAACAAAACAAAGTAGGGATTGCCTTAGATTTACAAAATGATATTTTTGAAATTAATGATTTGTTACCAATAATTGATTTAATTACCATAATGGCAATCAAGCCGGGTTTTACTGGTCAGAGGTTTGAACCAATAACATGAAAAAAGATTAGTAAAATTAAAATGTTAAAACAACAACATCCGCATTTATTATTTCAAATCGATGGGGGAGTACGATGAAATAATATTCAGCAACTAATTCTAAATGATGTTGATTTAATTGTTGTAGGTTCTTTATTATTTGATGAAGAAGAATATCAAACTGTTATTAATAAAATTAATAAATTAAAACTTTTGTAA
- a CDS encoding acyltransferase family protein, translating into MRQYSNLNLLKLVAIIFVIGQHTISSFWYKNTVFTAAIYPILFNNNTLFALLTGYFLINGNTLRSKYLQILLYGLPLLLIHGLGGMNYSLPPSLAFQNFIQTTFDDSWYYYSIIIVYVFAPFIAHFYQTNKNGKYWVTTLFIVFTTIIVLTNVLTKINNSFNLSFMPKMSYAGYFTDMSFVKLFIWFQIGAMLKIYNLTDYTNYKWWKLSVYLLLIPICYVLSHYSFTTGKSDFEKICAAFSLVWTTLFSIALFGLFAAVPFKCHFIDVVAETTLVTYLLHKLQIYWLAQYWTGSFAIRNIVGLILIPVGFIFWSGIGYLYNQTVGKQISKLVRGWDNKFLNKV; encoded by the coding sequence ATGAGACAATATTCAAATTTAAATTTATTAAAACTTGTCGCTATTATATTTGTAATTGGTCAACATACAATTTCATCATTTTGATATAAAAATACTGTTTTTACGGCAGCAATTTATCCAATTTTATTTAACAATAATACATTATTTGCCTTATTAACTGGTTATTTCTTAATTAACGGAAATACTTTACGAAGCAAGTATTTGCAAATTTTACTTTATGGTTTACCATTATTATTAATCCATGGTTTAGGAGGAATGAATTATTCCTTACCCCCAAGTTTGGCTTTTCAAAATTTTATTCAGACAACATTTGATGATAGTTGATATTATTATTCAATTATTATTGTTTATGTGTTTGCCCCTTTTATTGCTCATTTTTACCAAACAAATAAGAATGGTAAGTATTGAGTAACAACATTATTTATTGTTTTTACAACAATTATTGTTTTAACTAACGTTTTAACTAAAATCAATAATAGTTTTAACTTAAGTTTTATGCCAAAAATGAGTTATGCTGGTTATTTTACCGATATGAGTTTTGTTAAATTATTTATTTGATTTCAAATTGGGGCGATGTTAAAAATTTATAATTTAACAGATTACACTAATTATAAATGGTGAAAATTAAGTGTTTACTTATTATTAATCCCAATTTGTTATGTTTTATCACATTATAGTTTTACAACAGGTAAAAGTGATTTTGAAAAAATCTGTGCAGCATTTAGTCTTGTTTGAACAACGTTATTTTCAATTGCATTATTTGGTTTGTTTGCTGCTGTACCATTTAAATGTCATTTTATTGATGTTGTCGCAGAAACAACATTAGTAACTTATTTATTACATAAATTACAAATTTATTGATTAGCACAGTATTGAACAGGATCATTTGCGATTCGAAATATTGTTGGATTAATTTTAATTCCAGTTGGCTTTATTTTTTGAAGTGGAATTGGATATTTATATAATCAAACAGTTGGAAAACAAATTAGCAAATTAGTTCGCGGATGAGATAATAAGTTTTTGAATAAAGTTTAG